The stretch of DNA GACCGCGCTCGGCGAGGGCACCGCGCCCGACGACGTGCCCGGCCTGTGCCACCGCCGCCCGGACGGCACCAGCGTCGCCAACCCGATGAGCACCCGCCCGCTGCCGCCCGCCGCCATCCTGCCGCCCGACTACACCGGCTACTTCGAGCGGCTCGCCACCTCCGCGGCACGCGCCTGGGTGGAGCCCAAGCTGGTGGTCGAGGGGGCCCGCGGCTGCTGGTGGGGGGAGAAGCACCACTGCACGTTCTGCGGCCTCAACGGGTCCTTCATGGAGTTCCGCAGCAAGAGCCCGGACACCTTCTACGAGGAGATCACCGAACTCGCCCGGCGCCACCGGGTGCTCGACATGTACGTGGTGGACAACATCCTCGACATGGGGTACCTGACCACGGTGCTGCCCCGGATCATCGACAGCGGCCACGACCTGCGGATGCACATCGAGATCAAGGCCAACATGCGCCGGTCCCAGCTGCGCACCCTCGCCGAGGCCGGCCTGATCTACGTCCAGCCGGGCATCGAGAGCCTCAACAGCCGGGTGCTGAACCTCATGGACAAGGGGGTCAGCGGCTGCCAGAACGTGCGGATGCTCCGGGACGGCGCCGAGACCGGCCTCTCGGTGGCCTGGAACTACCTGCACGGCTTCCCCGGCGAGACCGAGGCCGACTACGACCCGGTGATCGCGCAGATCCCCGCCCTGGAACACCTCAACCCGCCGGTGGACCAGTCGGCACGGATCGCCATCGAGCGCTTCAGCCCGTACTTCAACCGCCCCGAACTCGGTTTCTCCGGTCTCCGCCCGGAACTGCACTACCGCTTCACCTACGACCTGCCCGAGGAGGAGCTGTACGACCTGGCGTACGTCTTCGAGGCGCCCGACCGCGGCATCGGCCAGCGCACCGTGGACGCGCTCAACAAGGCGCTGGCGGCGTGGAAGAAGCACAGCACCGACAGCCGGCTGACCTACACCGACCTGGGCGACCGCATCGTCCTGGTCAGCCGTCGGCGGTTGTTCGACTGGGGTGCCCGGGAACTCACCGACCCGCTGCACCTGGCGGCGTTCCGGCTGCTGGACCAGCCGCACGCCCTCACCCCGCTCACCCGCAAGCTGCGGGCCCGGCTGCCCGGCCGCACCGTGGAGGAGCCGGAGGTCGCCGCGCTGCTGGAGGAGTGGCTGGGGCTCGGGCTGGTCTTCACCGACGGCGGCCAGTACGTGCACATCGCCCCGGCGGC from Streptomyces pactum encodes:
- a CDS encoding RiPP maturation radical SAM C-methyltransferase, which gives rise to MRVLLVNMPWSPIDLPSLALGIIKRSVDERVPGAHAEVLHANVDFTDWITARTSFTGADYEYYALSSYFLGCGDWVFSSALYDDPEWRVAEFTSAMEGKLSASRLEKSLELHRMVPQFVQETAERIVAAAPDVVGFTSTFQQNTAALAAARAVKRLAPHIVTVFGGANCDAEQGAAVHRNFPFVDHVIRGEGEAAFPALLTALGEGTAPDDVPGLCHRRPDGTSVANPMSTRPLPPAAILPPDYTGYFERLATSAARAWVEPKLVVEGARGCWWGEKHHCTFCGLNGSFMEFRSKSPDTFYEEITELARRHRVLDMYVVDNILDMGYLTTVLPRIIDSGHDLRMHIEIKANMRRSQLRTLAEAGLIYVQPGIESLNSRVLNLMDKGVSGCQNVRMLRDGAETGLSVAWNYLHGFPGETEADYDPVIAQIPALEHLNPPVDQSARIAIERFSPYFNRPELGFSGLRPELHYRFTYDLPEEELYDLAYVFEAPDRGIGQRTVDALNKALAAWKKHSTDSRLTYTDLGDRIVLVSRRRLFDWGARELTDPLHLAAFRLLDQPHALTPLTRKLRARLPGRTVEEPEVAALLEEWLGLGLVFTDGGQYVHIAPAAVNEDLLRLYFMRHTHADRAPAGTTPAGAPPAGAPRTPEPAGHP